TTCTGGATCAGAGAAGAAAAAAATCGTGACAGAACACTGTTGAATGAATTGATGTCTCTGGTTGAAAAGGGGCAGTTTGATGAAGCAAAGAAGAGAACCTTGAAAGCGCGGGATTACGTTATCAGGACAATGGTCTGCGGAGTTGTTCACCGCAATTTTTCCCTGAGGGATGCCCTCCAGATGAGTGCCGATGAAGAAATCGCCCGGATGAGACGTTACCTGCCTATTCTCGACACAATGATAACACTCTCGCCTCTTCTGGGAATCCTCGGGACGGTCACAGGTATAATCTATTCTTTTAACATGCTTGGTACTGTGGGTGCGGAACATCCCCAGTTGATCACAGTGGGTATCGCCCAGGCGCTTATAACCACAGCCTTTGGCCTGACAATCGCCATTCTGAGCCTTATACCGTACAATTAT
This portion of the Syntrophales bacterium genome encodes:
- a CDS encoding MotA/TolQ/ExbB proton channel family protein, which translates into the protein MLEYFFKGGPVMYPLLICSIISLTVIIERVIFWIREEKNRDRTLLNELMSLVEKGQFDEAKKRTLKARDYVIRTMVCGVVHRNFSLRDALQMSADEEIARMRRYLPILDTMITLSPLLGILGTVTGIIYSFNMLGTVGAEHPQLITVGIAQALITTAFGLTIAILSLIPYNYFVSKIEKAVLEMEKYGTNLEIIFERKRNSG